A part of Brassica rapa cultivar Chiifu-401-42 chromosome A05, CAAS_Brap_v3.01, whole genome shotgun sequence genomic DNA contains:
- the LOC103866406 gene encoding probable receptor-like protein kinase At2g47060 — protein sequence MSCFGCCEEDDMHKGAADYGGHNTAKHFGGNDGRHNASEAAQKGGAPAVKVQPIEVPTIPVNELKEATEDFGSSSLIGEGSYGRVYYGMLANEQPAAIKKLDSNKQPDNEFLAQVSMVSRLKHDNFVQLLGYCVDGNSRILAYEFAKNGSLHDILHGRKGVKGAQPGPVLSWYQRVKIAVGAARGLEYLHEKANPHIIHRDIKSSNVLLFEDDVAKIADFDLSNQAPDMAARLHSTRVLGTFGYHAPEYAMTGQLNAKSDVYSFGVVLLELLTGRKPVDHRLPRGQQSLVTWATPKLSEDKVKQCVDARLGGDYPPKAVAKLAAVAALCVQYEADFRPNMSIVVKALQPLLNARAAAPGDGLH from the exons atgagctGCTTCGGGTGTTGCGAGGAAGATGATATGCACAAAGGTGCAGCTGATTACGGTGGCCACAATACAGCTAAACACTTTggag GGAATGATGGGAGGCACAATGCCTCTGAAGCTGCACAAAAGGGCGGCGCACCAGCTGTGAAGGTGCAGCCTATTGAAGTACCTACGATCCCTGTCAACGAACTCAAGGAAGCTACCGAGGATTTTGGATCGAGTTCTCTCATTGGTGAAGGCTCATACGGAAGAGTTTATTACGGGATGCTTGCTAACGAGCAGCCTGCAGCTATTAAAAAGCTTGATTCTAACAAACAGCCTGACAATGAGTTTCTTGCCCAG GTTTCCATGGTGTCGAGGCTGAAGCATGATAACTTTGTTCAACTGCTTGGCTACTGTGTCGACGGGAACTCGAGGATACTTGCCTATGAGTTTGCCAAGAATGGATCTCTTCATGACATTCTTCATG GGAGGAAAGGCGTGAAAGGAGCTCAGCCAGGTCCTGTCTTGTCGTGGTACCAACGAGTGAAAATTGCGGTTGGAGCTGCGAGAGGGCTTGAGTATTTGCATGAGAAGGCAAACCCTCACATCATTCACCGTGATATCAAATCAAGCAATGTCCTACTCTTTGAAGATGATGTTGCCAAGATTGCTGACTTTGATCTCTCTAATCAAGCTCCTGACATGGCGGCTCGCCTTCATTCGACACGTGTCCTTGGAACTTTCGGTTACCATGCCCCTGA ATATGCGATGACCGGTCAGTTAAATGCCAAGAGTGATGTGTACAGCTTCGGGGTTGTCTTACTCGAGCTCCTTACAGGTCGAAAACCTGTTGATCATAGATTACCCAGAGGCCAGCAAAGTCTAGTCACATGG GCAACACCTAAACTGAGTGAAGACAAGGTCAAACAGTGCGTTGATGCAAGACTTGGTGGTGATTACCCTCCAAAAGCTGTTGCCAAg TTAGCGGCGGTTGCAGCGTTGTGCGTGCAGTATGAAGCAGATTTTAGGCCGAATATGAGTATTGTTGTGAAAGCTCTACAACCTTTGTTGAACGCTCGAGCCGCTGCTCCAGGGGATGGATTACATTAG